The DNA segment GCAGGACCTCCCGCGGGTTCGTGAAGGAGCGGCCGTCGTCGTCGCTGTGGGCGACGTACAGGATTCCGGGATTGCCGGACGCGATGGGCGAGAAGCCGGCCGTCTGCGCGACGACGACGCGGCCGGAGGGGGCGACCGCGACGCCCGTGGAGAAGGCGCTGCCGGGGTCCTCGCGCGGGGTCACCTTCACCGGCGGGGCGACGGTGCGCGCGCCGTCTCGGCTGGCAAGCACGCTTCCGAACGCGCCGGCGTCCGTGAAGGTGTTGATGAAGGTGAAGACGGTCCCCGTGACGGGGCTCACGGCCATGCGGCTGTAGTCGTGGAAGACGATCGGCCCGTCGCCGACGTCCTGCAGCGCCAGGCGCGGCCACGTGAGGCCGCCGTCGAAGCTGGCGGCGAGCAGAAGCTTCGAGCCAAGCTGCGAGCGGTTCGTGAACTCCCGCGTGCCCGGCGTCTCGCGCGTGGCCTCCCCGCCGAACTCGTAGAGCTCGACGTTGAAGAACAGCGTGCCGTCGGGCGCGAAGGCGAACATGGGGTCCGTGTTGCACGCGTAGCCGAAGAAGGGGCTCGTGGGCCCCCGGTCGGCGTACCGTCCGCCGATGACGACGTCGCGCCACGTGCGCCCGCCGTCCTTGGTCACGAACAAGCCGTTCCAGACGCAGTTTGGCGTCGAGTCGGGGTTCAGGTCCTTTGCGCCCAGCACGACGTTGCGAGGGTCCGTCGGGTTGACGGCGGCCCAAAGCTCGGTCTTGCTTCCAGCGGTCGAGGAGGCGCGAGCCGCGCACCCTTGCGCCCACCCGGCCGTGGCGATGGAGCAGTCGGGCGCGTAGGCGGGCGGCTGCGCGCCCGCGCGGGGCGCGTCGCCGGAGGGTCCCGGCGCAAGGCATCCCGCGAGAAGGAGCAGGACCAGAAGCGGCGCCGTCGCGGAGGAGGATCGCACGCCGAGGGATGTCCGCCGCCACCGGAAAACGCTTTCGCCGCGTCCCCCCTCCACGGGACGTCCCGCGTCCCGTCCCAGCGGCGTTTTCTACCCTGCCGCAAGACGGGCATGGGATGATCGCAAAACCCTGGATTCTCGGTATCGGCTCGCTTCTGGCCGTCGCTGCGCTGGCGGGGTGCCTGGGCCAGCCCGAGGGACCGCCTCCGCCCCCGCCGCCCACCACAAACGACACGGTCGACGGCAACGAAACCGACCAAACGCCCACGGACGGCGACACGGGCACGCCCGGCGGCGACCTTG comes from the Candidatus Thermoplasmatota archaeon genome and includes:
- a CDS encoding exo-alpha-sialidase, whose product is MRSSSATAPLLVLLLLAGCLAPGPSGDAPRAGAQPPAYAPDCSIATAGWAQGCAARASSTAGSKTELWAAVNPTDPRNVVLGAKDLNPDSTPNCVWNGLFVTKDGGRTWRDVVIGGRYADRGPTSPFFGYACNTDPMFAFAPDGTLFFNVELYEFGGEATRETPGTREFTNRSQLGSKLLLAASFDGGLTWPRLALQDVGDGPIVFHDYSRMAVSPVTGTVFTFINTFTDAGAFGSVLASRDGARTVAPPVKVTPREDPGSAFSTGVAVAPSGRVVVAQTAGFSPIASGNPGILYVAHSDDDGRSFTNPREVLRYSAMDPRLANVQFRAGTFVQIAYDLSSGPHAGRLYAAWADAAGPAARIVVASSDDDGLTWSAPVPVKNGTRAHDQFHPSLVVDDRGDVHVAFFDREFDPQNKLLDVTHAWSQDGGATWSHHRLTTRSFDGDLGVHQDGFPFIGDYLGLAAAGDDVWIGYPDTTSGEAVAAAIRVVRS